In a genomic window of Pseudodesulfovibrio senegalensis:
- a CDS encoding mannose-1-phosphate guanylyltransferase/mannose-6-phosphate isomerase, producing MVDVEAVEYGNVVPVVLCGGNGTRLWPLSRKALPKQFMEISPGRTFLGDTLLRTKTMKVRKYMVVCNEAHRFMAAKIMQEHDCIGDILLEPQGRNTAPAVTCAALNAEESDILLVLPADHDLRDSAVFADAVKKGMQAAAAGNLVCFGIVPERPETGYGYMRAGAKNDVGFDVDCFVEKPDLAKAREYCDAGDFYWNSGMFMFRADVFLQEMAEHAPEILATCTDAVDTAVEDLDFMRLSPEVFLKCPSDSIDYAVMEKTANICMVPLDTPWTDMGSWNAFHDFSQQDERGNGSVGDVFLSDVDNSYVHSSKRLVSVLGVRDLVVVETADAVMVSSKEQVQSVGGIVKALTDMGRREASQHQVEYRPWGSFESLVVGDRFQVKRITVKPGEVLSLQMHHHRAEHWVVVRGMALIVNGEEQMLLHEDQSTYIPVGQVHRLENPGKIPLEIIEIQTGSYLGEDDIVRLEDKYRR from the coding sequence ATGGTTGATGTTGAAGCGGTCGAGTATGGCAATGTCGTGCCCGTGGTACTGTGCGGTGGAAATGGGACACGCCTGTGGCCGCTTTCGCGCAAGGCGCTTCCCAAGCAGTTCATGGAAATTTCTCCGGGCAGAACGTTTTTGGGAGATACGCTGCTACGCACAAAGACCATGAAGGTCAGGAAATACATGGTGGTGTGCAATGAGGCGCATCGGTTCATGGCCGCCAAGATCATGCAGGAGCATGACTGCATCGGGGACATCCTTCTTGAGCCGCAAGGAAGGAATACGGCTCCGGCGGTAACGTGTGCGGCGCTGAATGCAGAAGAGTCGGATATTCTTCTGGTGCTTCCTGCTGATCATGATTTGAGAGATTCCGCCGTATTTGCGGACGCGGTGAAAAAAGGAATGCAGGCGGCGGCGGCCGGTAATCTGGTGTGCTTCGGAATTGTTCCCGAACGGCCTGAAACCGGATACGGCTACATGCGTGCCGGTGCGAAAAACGATGTCGGTTTTGACGTGGATTGTTTCGTGGAAAAACCGGACCTGGCAAAAGCCAGGGAGTACTGCGATGCAGGTGACTTCTACTGGAACAGCGGCATGTTCATGTTTCGGGCCGACGTGTTTCTTCAGGAGATGGCTGAACACGCCCCCGAGATTCTCGCAACCTGTACTGACGCCGTGGATACGGCAGTTGAAGACCTCGATTTCATGCGACTTTCGCCCGAAGTCTTTTTGAAATGCCCGTCCGACTCCATCGATTATGCCGTGATGGAAAAGACCGCCAACATCTGCATGGTCCCCCTTGATACTCCGTGGACGGATATGGGTTCATGGAATGCGTTCCACGATTTTTCGCAACAGGATGAACGAGGCAACGGAAGCGTGGGTGATGTTTTCCTTTCGGATGTGGACAATTCCTATGTTCATTCGTCTAAACGTCTTGTGTCCGTTCTCGGAGTGCGCGATCTTGTGGTTGTCGAGACGGCGGACGCCGTGATGGTCAGCTCCAAAGAGCAGGTACAGAGTGTTGGTGGCATTGTAAAAGCGTTGACCGACATGGGAAGGCGCGAGGCCAGCCAGCATCAGGTTGAATACAGGCCGTGGGGAAGCTTTGAGTCGCTGGTGGTCGGCGATCGTTTTCAGGTCAAGCGGATAACCGTGAAACCGGGGGAAGTGCTGTCATTGCAAATGCACCACCATCGGGCCGAGCATTGGGTCGTGGTGCGCGGCATGGCTTTGATTGTGAACGGTGAGGAACAGATGCTTCTGCATGAGGATCAGTCCACGTATATTCCTGTGGGCCAAGTGCACCGACTGGAAAACCCCGGCAAGATCCCGCTCGAAATCATCGAGATTCAGACCGGGAGCTACCTTGGCGAAGACGACATCGTTCGCCTTGAAGACAAATACCGGCGTTAG
- the gmd gene encoding GDP-mannose 4,6-dehydratase, which produces MKKALITGITGQDGVYLAQLLLSKGYEVHGMIRMASTPSTTRFDDMDSSLYDSIQWHYGDLTDSPSLVRLVAEIRPDEIYNLAAQSHVKVSFEVPEYTADTNALGTLRLLEAIRLAGLEKHTRFYQASTSELFGKVRETPQTEATPFHPRSPYAVAKLYAYWITVNYRESYGMYACNGILFNHESPLRGHEFVTRKITLALARIKCGLQDCLMLGNLDARRDWGHARDYVEMQWRMLQQDEADDFVIATGQQATVREFVELVAKALDMEITWKNQGLDEEGFDAEGNRIIAISPEFFRPAEVQKLLGSAKKAHEKLGWTASTTLEELAQEMALADLERVRKEQA; this is translated from the coding sequence ATGAAAAAGGCTTTGATTACGGGGATAACCGGTCAGGACGGTGTGTATCTGGCTCAGTTGCTGTTGTCCAAGGGGTATGAGGTGCATGGCATGATTCGCATGGCTTCCACGCCGAGCACCACCCGGTTTGATGATATGGATAGCTCTCTGTACGACAGTATACAGTGGCATTATGGGGATCTTACCGATTCGCCGAGCCTTGTTCGGCTGGTTGCCGAGATCAGGCCCGATGAGATTTACAACCTTGCTGCACAGAGCCATGTGAAGGTCTCGTTCGAGGTTCCCGAATATACGGCAGATACCAATGCCTTGGGAACGCTTCGTCTTCTGGAGGCCATCCGGCTGGCCGGACTGGAAAAGCATACCCGTTTTTATCAGGCCTCCACCTCGGAGTTGTTCGGCAAGGTTCGGGAGACCCCCCAGACCGAAGCCACGCCCTTTCATCCGCGTTCCCCGTATGCTGTGGCAAAGCTGTATGCCTATTGGATTACGGTGAACTACCGTGAATCCTACGGCATGTATGCCTGCAACGGCATCCTGTTCAACCATGAATCCCCGTTGCGCGGCCATGAGTTCGTGACCCGCAAGATTACCTTGGCGCTGGCGCGCATCAAGTGCGGACTGCAGGACTGCCTCATGCTCGGCAACCTCGATGCCCGGCGCGATTGGGGGCACGCCCGGGATTATGTCGAGATGCAATGGCGTATGCTGCAACAGGACGAAGCAGACGATTTTGTCATAGCCACAGGGCAGCAGGCCACGGTGCGCGAATTCGTGGAGTTGGTCGCCAAAGCCCTGGACATGGAGATTACCTGGAAGAATCAGGGCCTGGACGAAGAGGGCTTCGACGCCGAGGGCAACCGCATCATTGCCATTTCTCCGGAGTTCTTCAGGCCTGCGGAAGTTCAGAAATTGCTGGGTTCCGCGAAAAAGGCGCATGAAAAGCTCGGCTGGACGGCCAGCACCACCCTTGAGGAACTGGCGCAGGAAATGGCATTGGCCGATTTGGAAAGAGTCCGCAAGGAACAGGCCTGA
- a CDS encoding methyltransferase domain-containing protein, which translates to MNPRGDFCSIDLTQYGHVYLDTNRHRYARMVHDVSLIVSSNAIALDVAGVQGEQNPLVKSGLFKRVDVLGDFDCERDEWSARSDSLYDVVVMTEVIEHLSYHPAHALVQCNKSLKMGGFLYLTTQNIAKLKSIYALTEGLTPYNFGEYALEKEGAIRHHREYALKELARFIAAHGFQLVAYTTDCFERFTYDDGWIAELTGLHLDMRFHGHDNVIMAKKTEEVTEGVMLPPIYTNHAGRVYDFEAIDRKINYVEYFKGVSQIPK; encoded by the coding sequence ATGAATCCAAGAGGCGATTTTTGCAGCATTGACCTAACTCAATATGGGCATGTTTATTTAGATACGAATAGGCATAGGTATGCGCGAATGGTGCATGATGTCTCGTTGATTGTTAGCAGTAATGCCATTGCCCTTGATGTTGCTGGTGTCCAGGGTGAGCAAAATCCGTTAGTCAAATCAGGGCTTTTCAAACGTGTTGACGTGCTTGGCGATTTTGATTGCGAAAGAGATGAATGGTCTGCTCGTAGCGATTCATTATATGATGTAGTGGTGATGACAGAGGTTATAGAGCATCTTTCCTATCATCCAGCTCATGCATTGGTGCAATGCAATAAATCGCTCAAGATGGGTGGCTTTCTCTATCTTACGACACAGAATATTGCAAAATTAAAATCAATATATGCGTTGACGGAAGGTCTAACGCCCTACAATTTCGGTGAATACGCTTTGGAGAAGGAAGGGGCTATTCGTCACCATAGAGAGTATGCTTTAAAAGAGTTGGCCCGCTTTATTGCCGCGCACGGGTTTCAGCTTGTTGCCTATACAACAGATTGTTTCGAGCGTTTTACTTATGATGATGGGTGGATTGCGGAACTGACTGGATTACATCTTGATATGCGCTTTCATGGGCATGATAATGTGATCATGGCAAAAAAGACTGAAGAAGTGACCGAAGGTGTGATGTTGCCTCCCATTTATACGAATCACGCCGGTAGAGTGTATGATTTTGAGGCGATAGACAGAAAAATTAATTATGTCGAATATTTTAAGGGCGTCAGTCAGATACCCAAATAA
- a CDS encoding sulfotransferase family 2 domain-containing protein, with protein MSEAGIFGLPAFVYHHLPKTAGSTFRTVMESYWEPEAVCRFEVEDEFAGRDESWRAARFFAGHFSYGFVRDFPLDVQRVVFLRNPVERVVSQYYNFHDASRRPQHWDDRTREHPEMRLLLDAVRTMSLSDFIGSREPFIQNVVRNYQTRYLTDHSTDPARMLPQDCVLEDSPHMLEEAKGNLLHSFDFFGVQELFGMSMNLFCAQYGLPPLGTFGAMTRNINPRKHGLGRYELSEAVLERLHALNSLDMELWRFAQNVLLERVEQSVRSLTASRSREKTVAPDVPCCSWPVVFPVETLKRFRGLYWLEEDGLGRKFRWTGYETPAVLELEFPVNGNDALMIALDILSDAPPEKFTAPSLAFDSLECRLLRADRVGPMQYSVKYSVTVADYHWPRRIHLLKVNEHLFTEPYKAAGRLLGSCVHRVAVDRVV; from the coding sequence ATGAGTGAAGCTGGCATATTTGGCCTTCCGGCTTTTGTGTATCACCATCTGCCCAAAACCGCCGGGTCCACTTTTCGCACGGTCATGGAGAGTTACTGGGAACCGGAGGCGGTTTGTCGTTTCGAGGTTGAGGACGAGTTTGCGGGCAGGGATGAATCGTGGCGTGCGGCCCGTTTTTTTGCCGGGCATTTTTCCTATGGCTTTGTGCGGGATTTTCCGTTGGATGTGCAGCGGGTGGTTTTTTTGCGCAATCCTGTTGAGCGGGTTGTCTCGCAGTATTACAATTTTCACGATGCCTCGCGCAGGCCGCAGCATTGGGATGACCGGACCAGGGAACATCCGGAGATGCGTTTGCTGCTTGATGCAGTGCGCACGATGAGCCTTTCCGATTTTATCGGGAGCAGGGAACCCTTTATACAGAACGTGGTCCGCAATTATCAGACCCGGTATTTGACGGACCATTCAACAGACCCCGCCCGGATGTTGCCGCAGGATTGCGTGCTTGAGGACTCGCCGCACATGCTGGAAGAGGCAAAAGGGAATCTGCTGCATTCCTTTGATTTCTTCGGGGTTCAGGAATTGTTCGGCATGTCAATGAATTTGTTTTGCGCCCAGTATGGGCTGCCTCCCCTTGGCACATTCGGCGCCATGACCCGAAACATCAACCCGCGCAAGCACGGGTTGGGCAGGTACGAACTCTCGGAAGCGGTTTTGGAGCGTTTGCACGCACTGAACAGCCTGGACATGGAGCTTTGGCGGTTTGCGCAGAACGTATTGCTGGAACGGGTGGAGCAGAGCGTGCGTTCTCTTACGGCTTCTCGGAGCCGGGAAAAAACTGTGGCTCCGGATGTCCCTTGTTGCTCGTGGCCGGTGGTGTTTCCCGTGGAAACGTTGAAGCGGTTCCGGGGACTGTATTGGCTGGAAGAAGACGGGCTCGGGCGCAAGTTTCGCTGGACCGGCTATGAGACCCCGGCCGTGCTGGAGCTGGAATTTCCCGTGAACGGTAATGATGCATTGATGATTGCGCTGGACATATTGAGCGACGCGCCCCCGGAAAAGTTCACGGCTCCGTCCCTTGCGTTCGATTCGTTGGAGTGCCGGCTGCTGCGTGCCGATCGTGTTGGGCCGATGCAGTATTCTGTAAAATATTCAGTAACGGTTGCAGATTATCATTGGCCTAGACGAATTCATTTGCTTAAGGTAAATGAACATTTGTTTACGGAGCCGTATAAGGCTGCCGGAAGGCTGCTGGGATCGTGTGTCCACCGGGTGGCCGTTGATAGGGTTGTTTGA
- a CDS encoding phosphomannomutase, whose amino-acid sequence MPSEESCFKANDIRGQYPDPLHEDMARRIGSAYARVLRPQTVVVGRDMRLSSPALSRSVAEGLAAAGANVVDIGLCGTEEVYFATSHGGFDGGVMITASHNPAEYNGMKFVGPDARPIHGENGLADIRDHALSGDAFRADSPGTVIQQSFREAYVRHVLGYVDTESLAPLKIACNAGNGCASLALDALRPHLPFSFVTMHHQPDGSFPNGVPNPLLPHNREETAALVREHGCDMGVAWDGDFDRCFFFDETGMFVEGYYLVALIARAMLAKSPGSAIVYEPRLVWNTREVVRACGGRAVQSRTGHAFIKEIMRREDAAYGGEMSGHHYFRDFAYCDSGMIPWLLVAELIGREGRPLSAMVREYAARYPVSGEINFRADPDTVLAAALEKYGDEALSVDRTDGIGLEFEDWRFNLRASNTEPLVRLNVETRGDAVLMAEKTSELSELVKR is encoded by the coding sequence GTGCCAAGCGAAGAATCCTGTTTCAAGGCCAACGATATTCGCGGCCAATACCCGGACCCGCTGCATGAAGACATGGCCCGGCGCATCGGCTCGGCATATGCCCGTGTGCTGCGTCCTCAAACCGTTGTTGTGGGGCGCGACATGCGCCTGAGCAGTCCGGCCTTGTCGCGATCCGTGGCAGAAGGACTGGCCGCTGCCGGGGCCAATGTGGTGGACATCGGCCTGTGCGGCACCGAAGAAGTCTATTTTGCCACGTCGCACGGGGGGTTTGACGGGGGCGTCATGATCACGGCCAGCCACAATCCCGCCGAATATAACGGCATGAAGTTCGTGGGGCCGGACGCGCGGCCGATCCACGGCGAAAACGGACTTGCCGACATTCGGGACCATGCCCTGTCCGGAGATGCTTTTCGTGCCGACTCCCCGGGAACCGTGATACAACAATCCTTTCGCGAGGCGTATGTTCGCCATGTGCTCGGGTACGTGGACACGGAATCGCTTGCCCCTCTGAAGATCGCCTGCAATGCGGGCAATGGTTGTGCATCCCTGGCGCTGGATGCCTTGCGGCCGCATTTGCCGTTTTCCTTTGTGACCATGCACCACCAGCCGGACGGCAGCTTTCCCAACGGCGTGCCCAACCCGCTTTTGCCCCACAACCGGGAAGAGACCGCAGCATTGGTGCGGGAGCATGGCTGCGACATGGGTGTTGCCTGGGACGGGGATTTTGATCGTTGTTTCTTTTTCGACGAAACCGGCATGTTCGTGGAAGGGTATTATCTGGTGGCCCTCATTGCCCGTGCCATGCTGGCCAAAAGTCCGGGCAGCGCCATCGTGTACGAACCCCGGCTGGTGTGGAACACCCGGGAGGTGGTGAGGGCCTGCGGCGGCCGTGCCGTACAGTCGCGCACCGGCCATGCCTTTATCAAGGAAATCATGCGGCGCGAGGATGCAGCCTATGGCGGGGAGATGAGCGGACATCATTATTTCCGTGATTTCGCCTACTGCGACAGCGGCATGATCCCATGGTTGCTGGTGGCGGAGCTGATCGGCAGGGAAGGTCGGCCGCTTTCCGCAATGGTGCGGGAATACGCGGCGCGGTATCCGGTCAGCGGGGAGATCAATTTCCGGGCCGACCCGGACACGGTCTTGGCCGCGGCCCTGGAAAAGTATGGCGACGAGGCCTTGTCCGTGGACAGGACGGACGGCATCGGGCTGGAATTCGAGGATTGGCGGTTCAACCTGAGGGCTTCCAACACCGAGCCTCTGGTGCGGCTGAACGTTGAGACGCGTGGCGATGCGGTCTTGATGGCGGAGAAAACGTCTGAACTTTCGGAGTTGGTCAAACGATGA
- a CDS encoding GDP-mannose 4,6-dehydratase — protein MKKALITGGTGQDGAYLARHLLKRGYAVTVSTRRRNPGNEVNLSALGIAAQVAFVELDPCCRDHVSDCVEEGGFTEIYHLSGQSSVGFSFEDPAGTAESITQSTQNVLETVRRKSPDTRVFIAGSGEMYGDTGGEPVHEGMLPNPVNPYACAKAAAYFMTRSYRTCFGIHACTGILFNHESPLRPDRYVTRKIVKTACRIAKGQEKELVLGNIGVARDWGWAPEFVEAMHVMLQQEAAADYVIATGQVQKLSDFVSDVFSALGLDWRKHTKTGSSNLRPTDVPILYGRPSAIARDLGWKARTLAPDVARKMVRFEMQENGEG, from the coding sequence ATGAAAAAAGCACTGATTACCGGCGGGACCGGACAGGACGGAGCATATCTGGCTCGCCATCTGCTGAAGCGTGGGTATGCGGTTACGGTATCCACCCGTCGCAGGAATCCCGGCAACGAGGTCAATCTTTCTGCACTGGGCATTGCCGCTCAGGTCGCGTTTGTCGAGCTTGATCCCTGCTGTCGCGACCACGTTTCCGATTGTGTGGAAGAGGGCGGGTTTACCGAGATATATCATTTGTCGGGTCAGTCTTCGGTGGGTTTTTCATTCGAGGACCCCGCAGGCACGGCCGAGAGCATAACGCAGAGCACACAGAACGTGCTTGAGACTGTCAGGCGAAAATCACCGGACACGCGCGTTTTCATTGCCGGTTCCGGAGAAATGTATGGCGATACCGGCGGCGAACCTGTGCATGAGGGCATGTTGCCGAATCCTGTGAATCCATATGCCTGCGCCAAGGCTGCAGCCTATTTCATGACCCGTTCCTATCGCACGTGTTTCGGGATTCATGCCTGCACAGGGATACTTTTTAACCACGAATCCCCGTTGCGCCCGGACCGGTACGTAACCCGGAAAATTGTGAAAACAGCTTGCCGGATAGCCAAAGGGCAGGAAAAAGAATTGGTGCTCGGCAATATCGGGGTCGCACGAGACTGGGGGTGGGCGCCGGAATTCGTGGAGGCCATGCATGTCATGTTGCAGCAGGAGGCTGCAGCGGATTATGTCATTGCTACCGGGCAGGTTCAAAAATTGTCCGACTTTGTTTCGGATGTTTTTTCCGCCCTTGGCCTGGATTGGCGAAAACATACGAAAACAGGCAGTTCAAATTTGCGGCCGACCGATGTCCCGATCTTGTATGGGCGGCCTTCGGCAATTGCACGCGATCTGGGGTGGAAGGCCCGGACGCTTGCGCCTGATGTGGCGCGGAAGATGGTTCGATTCGAGATGCAGGAAAATGGAGAAGGGTAA
- a CDS encoding methyltransferase domain-containing protein, producing the protein MNPKGDFCSVDLTQYGQFYLDKNKHRFARMVHDVSLLGVNNTIALDVAGIQGEQNPLVKSGIFKRVDVLGDFDCERDEWSARSDSLYDVVVMTEVIEHLSDHPAHALVQCNKSLKKGGFLYLTTQNIAKLKSIYALTKGLTPYNFGGYYPDTDDIRHHREYTLKELARFVAAHGFKLVAYTTDCFEYYAYDDEWVSELDNLQLDMRFHGHDNVIMARKIEEVTDCVMMPPIYTHHVAKEYDFEKIGKKIKFVDYFRHVSQIPE; encoded by the coding sequence ATGAATCCAAAGGGTGATTTTTGCAGTGTTGATTTAACTCAATATGGGCAATTTTATTTAGATAAGAATAAGCATAGGTTTGCACGAATGGTGCATGATGTCTCGTTGCTTGGTGTCAATAATACCATTGCCCTTGATGTTGCTGGTATTCAGGGAGAGCAAAATCCGCTAGTCAAATCAGGAATTTTCAAACGTGTTGACGTGCTTGGCGATTTTGACTGCGAAAGAGATGAATGGTCTGCTCGTAGCGATTCATTGTATGATGTAGTGGTGATGACAGAGGTTATAGAGCATCTTTCCGACCATCCAGCTCATGCATTGGTGCAATGCAATAAATCGCTTAAGAAGGGTGGATTTCTCTATCTTACGACACAGAATATTGCAAAATTAAAATCAATATACGCCTTGACGAAAGGACTGACCCCCTACAATTTTGGCGGGTATTATCCAGATACAGATGATATTCGCCATCATAGAGAATACACATTGAAAGAGTTGGCCCGTTTTGTTGCAGCTCACGGATTCAAGCTTGTTGCCTACACAACAGATTGTTTTGAGTACTATGCTTATGACGATGAATGGGTTTCTGAACTGGATAATTTGCAGCTTGATATGCGTTTTCATGGGCATGATAATGTGATCATGGCTAGAAAGATTGAAGAAGTGACCGATTGTGTGATGATGCCTCCTATTTATACGCATCATGTTGCTAAAGAATATGATTTTGAAAAAATTGGTAAAAAAATCAAATTTGTAGATTATTTTAGGCACGTCAGCCAGATTCCCGAGTAG
- a CDS encoding glycosyltransferase family 4 protein: protein MAGCLQSGLGLGEAARLSVQALREQGVSLQCHDLSRFFGILDLPNPDFADTDSGEGDGVLLLHMNAPETGRALKHLGTDTYDRRHVIGYWAWELENAQPHWRRAYQYLDELWVPTAHAAKAFSDCPVPVNVVPYPVREPASKGLGREAFGLDDREVVFLCMGDSRSDFERKNLPGTIRAFKKAFAGNDSVRLVVKVHHEQEDSPAMQRMRAESVGCNVSFMAEMLERGAVGDLLRACDVFVSLHRAEGFGLPMAEAMWLGKPVVATNYSGNVDFMTTACSMPVEYRLVPVQNCSRNYAEVPDAHWAEPDIDHAARCMQKLAESDDMRRSMGEAGRQQAASFFSPARFAENFTQFFEYEHF, encoded by the coding sequence GTGGCCGGGTGCCTCCAGTCCGGATTGGGGCTTGGAGAGGCCGCGCGTCTGTCTGTTCAGGCGCTTCGTGAGCAAGGGGTTTCCTTGCAGTGTCACGATTTGAGTCGATTTTTTGGTATTCTTGACCTGCCGAACCCTGACTTTGCGGACACGGATTCAGGTGAGGGCGACGGGGTGTTGCTGTTGCACATGAATGCGCCCGAGACCGGCAGGGCATTGAAGCACCTGGGGACCGACACGTATGACCGTCGCCATGTGATCGGTTACTGGGCCTGGGAATTGGAAAATGCCCAGCCCCACTGGCGCCGGGCATACCAGTATTTGGATGAGCTGTGGGTGCCCACCGCACATGCGGCAAAGGCTTTCTCCGATTGCCCCGTTCCGGTGAACGTCGTTCCGTATCCGGTTCGTGAACCGGCGTCCAAGGGGCTGGGTCGGGAGGCGTTCGGCCTTGATGATCGCGAGGTCGTGTTTTTGTGCATGGGAGATTCCCGCTCCGATTTCGAGCGCAAGAACCTGCCCGGTACCATCCGGGCATTCAAAAAGGCCTTTGCCGGGAATGATTCTGTACGGCTTGTGGTCAAGGTGCATCACGAGCAGGAAGACAGCCCGGCCATGCAGAGGATGCGTGCTGAGTCTGTGGGTTGCAACGTGTCATTCATGGCGGAGATGCTTGAGCGGGGCGCCGTGGGCGATCTGTTGCGTGCCTGTGATGTTTTCGTGTCCCTGCACCGGGCCGAAGGGTTCGGATTGCCCATGGCCGAGGCCATGTGGCTGGGCAAGCCGGTGGTGGCTACCAATTACTCGGGCAATGTGGATTTCATGACCACGGCATGCTCCATGCCCGTTGAGTATCGGCTTGTGCCTGTGCAGAATTGCAGCAGGAATTATGCGGAAGTACCGGATGCCCACTGGGCCGAACCCGACATCGATCATGCCGCACGTTGCATGCAGAAATTGGCTGAATCGGACGATATGCGCCGAAGCATGGGAGAAGCCGGCAGGCAGCAGGCCGCCAGCTTTTTTTCTCCGGCCAGGTTTGCGGAAAATTTCACTCAGTTTTTCGAGTACGAGCACTTTTGA
- a CDS encoding sulfotransferase family 2 domain-containing protein: MAFYHIQKTAGSTFRTMLNDLFEPEAICPALTPIDLMDYSEEQRDGFRLFMGHFLPETLDEHFSGMQWVTFLRDPVQRFLSEFYMDRNPGRLASEWVELAKRSNNQAPWLCRYTERVHGMELEEYLNWNNPAANARLVNRQTRWLAGPSELAFSSPDWDDDIYEAAKKNLRERFTFCGVVEHFDLSINLFCLTFGIMPYASTRAYIQNINPAKKIGNKYEVDPELRSYIEDRNRMDMALHNYAKKLLFERMSAFGEAVLEERGMDPKALDALRPEPEDESFELKADAMYGMRGLHLLEHDGLGRSFRWTGAASSVCIELLLPRTPDTAAFEVEIRAVAVISKNVADALTFTLDGMEPESVKCSKKINGITVFKGTVPVCPERKAGSVRVLKVFAPVEPVPNDDRKLGVGLHAVRIHRKGK; encoded by the coding sequence ATGGCGTTTTATCATATCCAGAAGACGGCGGGGTCAACGTTTCGCACCATGTTGAACGATCTCTTCGAGCCGGAGGCCATATGTCCGGCCCTGACTCCCATCGACCTGATGGATTATTCCGAAGAGCAGCGGGACGGCTTTCGTTTGTTCATGGGGCATTTCCTGCCGGAGACATTGGACGAGCATTTTTCCGGCATGCAGTGGGTGACCTTTTTGCGCGATCCGGTGCAGCGTTTTCTTTCCGAATTCTACATGGACAGAAACCCCGGGCGCCTTGCCTCGGAGTGGGTGGAGCTTGCCAAACGCAGCAACAATCAGGCGCCGTGGCTGTGCCGTTACACCGAACGGGTGCACGGCATGGAACTGGAGGAATATCTGAACTGGAACAACCCTGCTGCCAATGCCCGGCTTGTGAACCGCCAGACCCGCTGGCTGGCCGGGCCTTCGGAGTTGGCCTTTTCCTCTCCGGACTGGGATGACGACATCTATGAGGCGGCCAAGAAGAATCTTCGGGAGCGGTTTACCTTTTGCGGGGTTGTGGAGCATTTCGACCTGTCCATCAACCTGTTCTGCCTGACCTTCGGAATCATGCCCTATGCTTCCACGCGGGCTTATATCCAGAACATCAACCCGGCCAAGAAGATCGGCAACAAATATGAGGTTGACCCCGAGTTGCGCTCCTACATCGAAGATCGCAACCGCATGGACATGGCCCTGCACAATTACGCCAAAAAGTTGCTGTTTGAACGCATGAGCGCCTTTGGCGAAGCCGTGCTGGAAGAGCGGGGCATGGACCCCAAGGCCCTTGACGCCCTGCGCCCGGAGCCTGAGGACGAAAGCTTCGAACTGAAAGCCGACGCCATGTACGGGATGCGGGGGCTGCATCTGCTGGAACACGACGGGCTCGGACGTTCTTTCCGTTGGACAGGGGCGGCGAGTTCGGTCTGCATCGAGCTGCTTTTGCCGCGTACGCCCGATACCGCCGCGTTTGAGGTTGAAATACGGGCAGTTGCCGTGATTTCGAAAAATGTTGCGGATGCGTTGACCTTCACGCTGGACGGCATGGAGCCGGAGTCCGTGAAGTGTTCAAAAAAAATCAACGGCATAACCGTGTTCAAGGGCACTGTCCCGGTTTGCCCGGAACGGAAAGCGGGAAGCGTGCGGGTGTTGAAGGTGTTCGCGCCGGTGGAGCCTGTGCCCAATGACGACCGCAAGCTCGGTGTGGGTCTCCATGCCGTTCGCATCCACCGCAAGGGCAAATGA